In Salmo salar chromosome ssa14, Ssal_v3.1, whole genome shotgun sequence, the sequence gtcaaacatggaggtggaaacattatgctttgggggtgtttttctgctaaggggacaggacaacttcaccgcatcaaagggacgatggacggggccatggaccgtcaaatctttggtgagaacctccttccctcagccagggcattgaaaatgggtcgtggatgggtattccagcatgacaatgacccaaaacacacggccaaggcaacaatggagtggctcaagaagaagcacattaaggtcctggagtggcctagccagtctccagaccttaatcccatcgaaaatctgtggagggagatgaaggttcgagttgccaaacgtcagcctcgaaaccttaatgacttggagaagatctgcaaagaggagtgggacaaaatccctcctgagatgtgcgcaaacctggtggccaactacaagaaacgtctgacctctgtgattgccaacaagggttttgccaccaaatactaagtcatgttttgcagaggggtcaaatacttatttcccagattaaaatgcaaatcattttataacattttgacatgtgtttttctggattttttgttgttattctgtctctcactgttcaaataaacctaccattaaaattatagactgatcatttctttgtcagtgggcaaacgtacaaaatcagcaggagatcaaatacttttttacctCACTGTACCTGTCGTAAAGTCATAAAaccggagagaggggagggggctaTGATCTTCCCCTCAGGGCATGTCATGACAACAGGCACGCAACAGAGGACAAACATGGGTAGACAGTTTAAGAATTTACATTTCTGAAGTATCGATGCATAACGAGTCAGAGGTTATTTTCAAATACTATAGGCTGGCAATACTGTAATCTTGgttttcatcagagcagagaatcttgtttctcatggtcagagtcctttaggtaccttttggcaaactacaagaGGCCTGTCCTGTGCCTTTTATTcagaagtggcttctgtctggccactctaccataaaggcctgattggtagagcgctgcagagatggttgtccttctagaaggttctcccatctccacagaggaactctagcactctgtcagagtgaccattgagttcttgttcacctccctgaccaaggcccttctcccccgatgtttcagtttggccgggtggccagctctaggaagagtgttggtagttccaaacttcttccatttaagaatgatggccactgtgttctgggggaccttcaatgctgcagacattttttggtacctttccccagatctgtgcctcgacacaatcctgtctcagggctttacgaacaattccttcaacctcatggcttggttttcgctctgacatgcactatcaagtgtaggaccttatatagataggtgtgcctttcaaaatcatgtccaatcaatttaatttacgacaggtggactctgatcaagttgaagaaacatcaaggatgcacctaagcttaatttcgagtatcatagaaaatcatctgaatacttatgtaaataaggtatttcagctttgtcactatggggtattggtgtagattgaggaaaacaaTGAATTCATtacaggctgtaacgtaacaatgtgggaaaaaaggaaagggatctgaatactttctgaatgcactgtagttaaCTAGCCAGGCTACAAGATATGTGTTGAATTGGCTATCTAGTTAGTTTTGTCTTTATTTTACAGGCTAGGCCTACCTGCTGCAATGTCTCCCTCTCACGGCCCACTCCCATAAATGCAGCTGATGCGCAAACCATGACTTTTTCAGGATTTTCATGACCATATGAAGCCTGTTTGCTATACCTGTACAAATAACTCACTAATTAGCAAGGACTATCAACAAATGTGCACATGTGGCTACACACAGATCTCGCAACCAGGGACGATTGAAAGACCGCTCTGCCTATCAATGCAATCCTGCTCAGATATTGGGAGAACAGCAATACATTGCATCCAGACACCACTGATCCTATTCTGATCAGGGCAACTGGTTGATATGGTGGTGTGAACTCAAATCCATAAatgttaatgtcaagccctaaACACACAACATAATTCACATCATTTCAGGAGAGAAGGCGAGTTGCCACAAAACAGTGACAGGATTATTGCACAACATACATACATCATTCATAGACATGGGTGTTATTCATGTGTTGACAGTACATGCACATTGACCAGGCACACAAACAAATGCACAATGGTGGTAAGAAAAACATGTGAAAGAGACAGAAAAAAGAAAATTGGGATAACAAATTTAAAAACACAGAAACAACTGATTTAAGAGAAGGTACTATTTACCAATTTATGTAGAATCTGAATCATCCCATGTAAAATGCTGTGGTTGGCATTTAAACATACAAGGACAGGGGGCTTACTGACTGTACCCAGAAACATAGTTTCCAATATCCATTAGCATACTGCTTAGAATGAAGCCAATGTATTGGCCTAACAGACCTGCTACACTGGATGTGCTACTTAGGCTGAGCATGAGCAGCGAGTGAAACGCTCTCGTTATCAATGAAACCTGCTACACTGGCTGCGTTAGCAGGGTGGGTCTGAAGCGTAAAATTACTCTCTGGTTCGTGTTTCAAGAATTTGTCATGTTGCTCGCGCCCGTGACCACTTGTTGGAGTGGCATGCACTGGGCTGGCGCGACCTCCAGTATACTCCTGGTGCTCAGCAATGCTGTCAGCTGCCCCTTTAGAGTCAGACGCCACGTCCTCCTCATTTGGTTTGGCTTTAGCTTTCACTGGAGAGGGTTTAGCTTCTTGCGAGTCATTACCTTCTGTTATGAATCCAACTTCAACTGGTTCTTGTTGCATCTCTGCCTGGATGTCGGTATTACCCTCTACAGTTAGAGGGTTGGTATCCACTGCGTCGGTGAAATCGTCCCAACATTCCGAGATAATCTTGTCCTCGCTGTACCGCCAGTCGCCGTTCCTCAGGGTCTCCACGTGCCTCCTGGTCGGTTCCTTTCGCGCCCTGTGGGGGGGGCTCCTCTGGCCGACGTAGGTCCTGTCCTGAGCCCCCTGGTTGGCTGCTGGTCCTAGTCGGcgtgagaggggagagggggagcatTGAGGGGCGTCCCCCCCTGCCAGTGGGTTGTGGTCTGTCCCTCTCAGACGGGCCTCAGGCATGGGCTGATCCAAGGCTGGGGGAGAGGGGTCCCTGGGCCCACCGACACGCAGCGGTCTGGTGATGCCATGCTGGATAGCAGCCTGGGCGCTGCCATACATGAAGACCTGAGGAAGACATTTACTGCTTCAGGGACAGGCAGGAAACAGTTAGTATGACTGCTGGGTGAGtcagggtcaattccatttcagcaCAGGAAGTAAATAGTAATTCTCATTCAAGAATTTACCACCAATTCACTTCCAGATTTGacagaatttaaatggaattgaccccagatCTTGTGACAGTGTTtctttgattgtgtgtgtgtgtgtgtgtgtgtgtgtgtgtgtgtgtgtgtgtgtgtgtgttgtgtgtggtccTTACCAGGATGGAGAACACGATGGTGAGGAGCACAGGGATCTGCAAGGTGACCGGTAGGTCCTTGAGGAGGGCTCGTAGGAACTCGCTGATCCCCTGACCAATGTGCTTCAGAGGCTCCGTGAAGAAGGTGGTGATGGTCATAGTGATAGccttcagagacagagagataattcATTATCACACTGCATCCTACAGGTCCAGGAAATAGGCTAAAAGTTTGTTTAGTTGTCAACAGGGTTGGGGTCACTTCCATTAGTTAGTTAATAAAACCCACATGGCAGTCAGACACTGAATTAGATTGATATTGCATTGTTAAATAGACAAAGTTTAAGTTTTAATAAAAGTGAAAATGGCAATATTTACATTTGAGGATACTCAAATAGTTGTGTTAATTGAGTGACAAGAGTAAGGTATGGGTGACTGTCTCTCAGTCCTGGCCTGTGGAATAGGTCCATCAACAGGGTTAGGTCAATTCTATTTCAATGCAGTCATTTCTGGAAGTAGACTGAACTTGAAGTGGAatgtcagtttacttcctgaattggctAAATGGAAATGGACTTTCCCAGGTCGCCAAAAATAGGTTACCTTAGTTGGTGGTACGAGAAGGATGGGGTTGACCATGAGGACTTCGTAGTACATCTTACAGGGATCGTCTTGGAGAGTCATGGCACCTCTGTACCAATCTGTGGTACAGGCAGagaagagtacagtacagtaggcttcACGACAACATAAACCGATGTGCAGTAAAATTAATGCAACAAAATTGTCAAAATGTATAAGCCCATGTGTATTAAGCTATTTTCTTAAAAACGGCATTGCATTATTTGCCAGAAACGAGTGAGAAGTAATGTGTACTTTATTGTACAGTCATGCACCAATGATTATGAAAGTTTGACGTATTCAATAAAATGGAGTTTCAATTATATTTCTGAGATGAGGAAAATCTGATCCCCCTGTGGAAAGATATGTGATGCCATGCTCACGTGTTATTTTTACATCTCACCCTTCAAGTTATCCCACCAGTCAATTTTCTTCCTTCCAGTGCATTTTGCGTCGACGCCCTCCATCTTCACCATTTTATTTTGGTGCTCAGCAAAGGCAATCTGACAGGTCGAGAAAATCCAATAACATATGGTGGATTAACCTTGTGTCATTCGTGTGTTGGAGGCTGGTCTAGCAGTAGTGCTGCCACCCCCAGgaccacacacacagttaaaaccCCTGAACTATGACTGCTTTTATCCCTCATCTCCCAATCACAACTAACCGGTCACAGTCGAGCTCTCTTGGCAAGAAATGTTGTTTCTCTCAAGATATTCCTTGGTAGTGTTCCTTAATTCAGTTGACTGAGATTTGGAGAATAGAGATGGCATTTAGAAATACCTGAAATAACTGCTATTTCCCTACCTGCttataacccccccccaaaaaaaacattatttgcaGAGACCTGAAATATTGTAGTGTTTAGCCTACATTTTTACCCTCAGAACATGAACCAATCCTGAGTCAGGAAAACCCTACACTGAAGGATGCCAGAATGGCCAATGGCAGTAAAGAAGGAGTTTTGCACCTATTCTTTCAGATAATCATATTAATTTAGTACTGAACTTTAGGCACCAGACAGTAAGGGGTAATTAGCATGTGGCAATgcatgaaagtgtgtgtgtgttaatttaCCTTGTAGAGATAGAACCAATTCCAGACCAGACTGATGAGGAAGCAGATGGCAAAGATTCTCTTGAACTGGACAAACCAGGAGACTGTAGACCACAGCTCGCTGCAGATGATGACCACTATGATTAAGACCCACACAGACACCTGGGAGAGAGAGGTCCTTTAAatgcagtaccttcagaaagtattcacacctcttcaCTTATTCAAAATGTtactgttacagcctgaattcaaatagattctcacccatctacacaatgacactgaaaatatgtttttagaaaaaTGTTTGCTCATTTACTGAAAATTAAATATCTAATAtacataccagtcaaaagttgacacctactcattccagggtttttcttaattgttttactattttctacattgtagaataagagtgaagacatcaaaacaatgaaataacatatggaatcctgtagtaaccaagtgttatatcaaaatatatttaacatgtattcaaagtagccaccctttgccttgatgacagctttgcacactcttggcattctctcagccagcttaatgaggtagtcacctggaatgcatttcaattaacaggtgggccttggtaaaagtttatttgtggaatttctttccttcttaatgtgtttgagacaatcagttgtattgtgacaaggtaggggtggtatacagaagatagccctatttggtaaaagaccaagtccatattatggcaataacagctcaaataagcaaagagaaacgacagtccatcattgacatgaaggtcagtcaatccagaaaatgtcaagaactttgaaagtgtcttccagtgcagtcgcaaaaaccatcaagcgctatgatgaaactgtctctcatgaggaccgccacaggaaaggaagacccacagttacctctgacgcagaggataagttcattcaagttaccagcctcagaaattgcagcccaaataaatgcttcagagttcaagtaacagacacatctcaacatcaactgttcagagactgcatgaatcttgccttcatggtcaaattgctacaaagaaaccactaaagggcaccaataagaagagactcgcttgggccaagaaacacaagcaatggacatttggtctgatgagatcaaatttgagatttttggttccaactgccgtgtctttgtgagacgcagagtaggtgaactgatgatctccgcatgtgttgttcccagagtgaagcatggaggtggtgtcaTGATGACACGgtctgtaatttatttagaattcaaggcacacttaaccagcatggctaccacagctagcctagtggttagagcgttgggccagtaactgaaaggttgctggatcaaatccccgagctgacaaggtaaaaatctgtcgttctacccctgagcaaggcagttaacccactgttcaccaGGTgcagaagacgtggatgttgattaaggcagccccccgcacctctctgattaaaaagggttgggttaaaatgcagaagacacatttcagttgaaggcattcagttgtacaaatgactaggtatcccattcttgagcaatacaccatcccatctggtttgtgcttagtgggactatcatttgtttttcaacaggttgtgtaagggctacttgaccaagaaggagagtgatgagtgctgcatcagatgacctggcctcaacaaaTCACACGACCGCAACCCAATtgggatggtttgggatgagttcgaccgcagagtgaaggaaaagcagccagctcagcatgtgggaactccttcaagactgttggaaaagcattccaggtgaagctggttgagagaatgccaagtgtgcaaagctgtcaaggcaatgggtggctatttgaagaatctaaaatatatttatatttgtttaacacttttttggttactacctgattccatatgttCTATTTCatatgttttgatgtcttcactattattctacaatgtagaaaatagtaaaagtaaagaaaaacccttgaatgagtaggtgtgtccaaacttgactggtactgtaagtattcacaaccctgagacaatagtttttttttttttttttaaacacctttggcagcaattacagatttctgggtaagtctaagagctttgcacacttggattgtacaatacttgcccattattcttttcaaatgtCTTCAAGCGCCGTCAAATTGGTTTTCCATTTTCAAGttatgccatagattttcaagcagatttaagtcaaaactgtaactcggccactcaggaacatttaatgtCTTCCTTGGTAAGCAAGTCCAGTGTAGATTAGGCattttgttttaggttattgtcctgctgaaaggtgaattaatctcccagtgtctggtggaaagcagacaaccagcttttcctctaggattttgcctgtgctccccagtccttaacgattacaagcatacccataacatgatgcagacagcactatgcttgaaaatatttagagtggtactcagtaatgtgttgtacagtatttgccccaaacataacactttgtattcagtacaaaaagtgaattactttgccacattttttgcagttttactttagtgccttgttgcaaacaggatgcatgttttggaatagttttattgtgtacaggcttccttttccctctgtcaattaggttagtattgtggaataactacaatgttgatccatcctcagtttctcctatcacagccattaaactctgatttaaagtcaccattggccacaGTGAAAtcactgagtggtttccttcctcaccggcaactgagttaaggaCGCCTGAATCTTTGtactgactgggtgtattgatacaccatccaaagtgtaattaaaaacTTTACCATGCTGAATCTATTTTAAaattcaggctggaacacaacattTTGAAATTTCTGAAGGGAGTGTAACTTCAATGATAAATATCCCTGCCGCTGTAATGCCAACGAGTGGTGTCAGTTCTGTCTCGTTTGTCTTGAATTGAGTTTAAATTACTGCTCTGAATCGTAGTGGTTTATTTCTACTACTAATGATGAACACAAATGTGACAATTAGCTTTATGCGCTTCTCAGTCAGTCATTGCGTACCAGAGTCAAATTGAGTAGATCAAGTAAAGATCAGACACAGACCTTTTGTTTTTATATCCTGTTGCTTCCTAGCCTACCGTCTTCCCTTGTACGAACGTCAAAAGACATTTCCTCACGTTAAAACACGCtttttaaaaatgatttcatCCTCAATGCCTGTGTAGCCTACTTTACAAACTGTCTAATCATCAATTCCTTtaggccagggatgggcaactcaaGTCCTCTGGGACCTGATTGGTGTCGCTTTTGTCCCAGCCTAAGCTATCACACGttactccaataatcaactaaatcatgatcttcagttttgaatgcaattagtttaaaacCAGCTTTGTTTGCCAAGGATGGGGAAAAAGAATGACACCACTCcggccccgaggactggagttgcccgtCTCTGCTTTTGGTCAAACCACATAAAACGTGGTGTGTGCGGTTGTAAATCCATTTAGTTTTCAGCATCAAAACCCTAGTTCTGCTACGCATTCTCACCTTCATGACTGTGTCAATCTCCACACCAAAGGTGTCCTCAAAATGCCATCTCCAGGCCTCGTAGTCATGTGGTTTGAGATCCACCAGGATCTGGCTGAGGGCATTATCCAGAGCCCCCGTTCTCCAGGTGTCCATTCCCTCCAGAAGCTTCCGGATCTCCGTCACCGCTTGCCGAGACAGTTTCACTTTGGCGTCGTAGTGGATATCGTTCTTGAGATCGGTGGGCTGGTGGAAGGAATAGGAAAGGAATAGAATAGTACAACAAAGAATATGCACTTAACATAGAGAAAGCATACTACATTCCAAGGTGgtaacatacatttaaaaaaggtgGATAATACACAGTGGGGAATTGTTTTACATAAAGAGAATAAGATGCATCGATTGTCAGCGTTCATAcgagttgagagaatgccaaaacgTACCAGGCCAACTTTTTCAATCTCCTTCAGAAGCTTGGTGAGGAATCGCTTGAACACTGGGTTGCTTGATGGCTGCTGTGCAACCTGTGTAATCTTCTTCTTGTACTCTTCAATCTTaaattattgttttttttaaaacagaaaaGTTACTTCGCCACTGTTTAATAAATAAGCATTTGAGATGTTGTCCAAAATAATGTTtgatgtttaaaatccatttccAACACTAACCTCTCTTTGTAAGCCTTCCACTTTGTTGTTGCACTCCCTTACTTCCATTTGATCCAAATCCTGGCTGTATTCCCTTCTTTTGGTGGGTACATTAGGGTAATTGTTCAGCTGTGAAGATTATTTTCATTTAGTTATCTAATTACATTAATATCATGACAGTATTTGCCATGTTTGCTGTATTTTCACATTTCATGATTTTCTTTCATATAATTACTATATTATGGAAAAACACCAACAAAGCAATAGAATGATTTCAACTCATCTCGGAAACATGCATTGCACAGCTGCTTTGTAATGTACCTCAGCAGGCTGAGCAGGCTTTCTCATGGTCTTTGAGCTTGCATCGTAGTTCAACATATCATGCGGATCAAGCCATTCTTCGTCGTCTATCTGCCCTTGAGCAACCAGCAATAGGCTGCATACAGCAACAGTGACGATGTGCATCACGACAGCACCTGTTGACGTCTTCATGTTAAAATGTCTAACGTTAGCCAATGgaatagctagctaacaaactacAGAGAACTCGGGGCTTAGAAACCAGAAACAGACACTCTAAATAAACATCAACGACAACATAGCTGCATATTCTtctgagctggtgtaactgaacaACAGTAACGATTGCTAGCGTTAGGCCAGCAACACAAACTATAACTAGATCCTGTAGCTAGCTGCTATCAAATCAACAACGGGAAAATTAAATAACAACTAGGTAACAGACTAACATAGAATTTACCATAAATTATATACTATATGGATAACGTACTAAACGTAGAATAGGCTAGCGGCTGACAGTCTGTGCTATTTCCTAACGCGCaggcagtgttgccaactcctcaataaggaaagtagctattggctgtcctaaaagtcaCTAGAAGTCGCTAAATGACGTCATCGCCTAGTTTGACATTAGAACGTAATAATGATGTACGCTGTAGGAAAGAGGAATAACGTCGTGGGAGAGAcagagtaaaaataaaaaatagcctaaatatgtttagaactacaaatgaactttcttctgtcgattcttgttttttttttttatgtcacaattccaaccctcctcctttatccgggCTTGGGACCGGCAAAGGGGACACTGGCGgagttactttttattttatttttcttaatTTGGTGTGGTTAACCTTATGGTCGACTTGGGAGCCTACAACAAAtcacagtaaaacatgaacatttttaaccatacattttttttttttgtatacaatctacattaatctaaatggaccaaaaagagacaaactgtcaatggcaatgtgagaaaATTATGGTAACTAATCTATAAATCTGTATATTTTAATTCATTTTATTTGAACTTTCGGGCTTGTGCCGTTTCTGAAAAAGTTACATGAGTCTTTATCATAGTAATCTCTTCAACCTGATgttaaggttttaaaatgttttgcagaAGTTCTCTCTACAAAGCACTCAATGGATACATGCCTGACATGGACCTTCTCCGCATCTCAGAAATGTATGCCAACTTTTCTCCACTCTTGTGACAACAATGGAAATGTCAGCTGACGTGCCCCTGGTTGAGTCCGCCTTTGCGCCAGTGCAAGCCGGCAGTGTTCTGTCCTATCAGCTTCCACAGCCAAAGACCCATGAAATTGCGAAGATTGCCGATGCCACTTCTCCACCAATATTTCATTAGATGGCTACAGGCTTCAGGCTTCCCAGTGTGCTTACGTCCTTAGCCATGAGGAGCAGTTCCACCTCAAGGCATTAGAGACGAGATGTCACACAAAGTCGAGGTTGCCACAAGGGAGCAGAGCAGCAGCCCGGAATGGCATCAGCTCAGGAAAATGAGAATAACATCCTCTCGTTTCCAATAAGTTTTCCATGTCCGGGGAGAGACCTCAGCTGACCACCTAGCTGAGCTGATGTTCAAGGGATCTGGTATGCAGACCATGGAGATGAAGAGGGGGCTAGCCATGGAGCCAGTGGCTGTACAGGAGTACTGCACACTGAAGAATGTTAACTTCTTTCCGTGTGGCTTCGTAGTGCACCCAGATGCTCCGTGGTTAGGATCCTCTCCAGATGGAATCATATTTAATCCCAGTGTGAGACCACACTTTGGGTTCTTAGAGGTCAAGTGCCCAAATGTACCAAGTTATGTTGACTTCCCTTACCTGAAGATACAGAATGGAGAGCTGAAGTTCAAGAGATCTCATGCTTACTACTGGCAGGTGCCAGGTCAAATCCTTCTCACAGGTTGTAGCTGGTGTGACTTTGTCATCTGTGCACAGGAGGACATCCTAGTTGAAAggatatatacagatctacaggtTTCAAAAACTATAAAAGAGAGAAGGTTGACcacttttatttttactactaCTTGCAGAAGTGTCTCTCTCGCACCTGAATGGATCCCCTGCATGGGTGCCAAGTTTAGTGGTTTTATGAAAAATAAGTATTGATGTTCTTGTGAAGAAATCTACAGTAGAATATATTTGTTTTAAAAAATTTATTTCAGCAAATGTTCAACAGTTCAGTTAATCAATTACACATCTCTAACATTGTATTCAATCTTGCATTCTGGCTGTTCTGTGTTTACTTTTTCCTCCACCCCTGTTAGTCATTGCCTAATTAAAGCCAATACAAGCTCCACACAAACTGATATTCACtacaacacaaatgattgatACATGTCGTAGATATACAAATTATTATTTTGCTGCTAGCAAATAAACACATGTACATTTACACTGGCTTGGCCCATGCTCTGGATCGGATCAGAGACTGTACAGTCCACAGGCAGAGCACCTTGTTCTTCATCCCCCTCAGTCGGAGCAGGTTTCAGTCATCTTCCCCAAACACCAGGTCTCATTTGAATGTGCCAGTTCCACGCGAAGACAGTAGGAACAACACCTCGTTTTAAGTATTGTCGCACCCCAATTTTTCCCTCAACAGTCACTTTCGACGAAATGTGTACTACACACCTTTGTGTGTTTGGTGACAGCAAATTTGTCACGACGTACTGCCACCAACCACCTTTTTCTGAGCTCTACATCGACCGGGAAACGATGGAAGCTCACAATACCATTACATTTGAAAGAAACTGAACACAGAGGCACTGAACAATGTTCATTAGCACCTCCTTCGCGGGGCTGTAATTTAAACGTAGTCATTGCGAACTATTTCAGTCAAAAATGCATCGACGATAGCTAGTAAGCTAATGATAAAAACAATAGCAGAACTCGCTCCGGAAGTAATCAACCCGATCGGAAGTAAATTAGAACGTTGGAGGCGGTATAATGCAAAGAGCCTATtcaggtaaaaaaaataataataatgtcagccagggcgggatcagccagcggcggcttcctctcatgcgcgattcatttgcagtctggacgcgGACGTGTGAACATCTCCTGCGAGGACTGCAGCGCGAAGACTGGGCCGCCTATGAGTGCTTTGGGACGGTTGTGGGGCCCACGGCAACACCCGCTGCTCGTTaagagtaagaacgatacgtgctttcacgtcagagtctccaataacaccagaaaaagtcgctagatttgtcgctagaggggtctgaatactcgctaaatatagcgacaaagtcgctaagttggcaacactgcgCTGGGCTGCCAACTTTTGAAGACAACTTGCGTGAGATTCTTCTTCGTGTAGCTTTCAGTCAGACTATGACGACGTGTTGCTTATTTCTGCCATTCGCAGGTCGGAGTGCGTATTGCAC encodes:
- the LOC106570443 gene encoding chloride channel CLIC-like protein 1 isoform X2 → MHIVTVAVCSLLLVAQGQIDDEEWLDPHDMLNYDASSKTMRKPAQPAELNNYPNVPTKRREYSQDLDQMEVRECNNKVEGLQREIEEYKKKITQVAQQPSSNPVFKRFLTKLLKEIEKVGLPTDLKNDIHYDAKVKLSRQAVTEIRKLLEGMDTWRTGALDNALSQILVDLKPHDYEAWRWHFEDTFGVEIDTVMKVSVWVLIIVVIICSELWSTVSWFVQFKRIFAICFLISLVWNWFYLYKIAFAEHQNKMVKMEGVDAKCTGRKKIDWWDNLKDWYRGAMTLQDDPCKMYYEVLMVNPILLVPPTKAITMTITTFFTEPLKHIGQGISEFLRALLKDLPVTLQIPVLLTIVFSILVFMYGSAQAAIQHGITRPLRVGGPRDPSPPALDQPMPEARLRGTDHNPLAGGDAPQCSPSPLSRRLGPAANQGAQDRTYVGQRSPPHRARKEPTRRHVETLRNGDWRYSEDKIISECWDDFTDAVDTNPLTVEGNTDIQAEMQQEPVEVGFITEGNDSQEAKPSPVKAKAKPNEEDVASDSKGAADSIAEHQEYTGGRASPVHATPTSGHGREQHDKFLKHEPESNFTLQTHPANAASVAGFIDNESVSLAAHAQPK
- the LOC106570443 gene encoding chloride channel CLIC-like protein 1 isoform X1, whose product is MKTSTGAVVMHIVTVAVCSLLLVAQGQIDDEEWLDPHDMLNYDASSKTMRKPAQPAELNNYPNVPTKRREYSQDLDQMEVRECNNKVEGLQREIEEYKKKITQVAQQPSSNPVFKRFLTKLLKEIEKVGLPTDLKNDIHYDAKVKLSRQAVTEIRKLLEGMDTWRTGALDNALSQILVDLKPHDYEAWRWHFEDTFGVEIDTVMKVSVWVLIIVVIICSELWSTVSWFVQFKRIFAICFLISLVWNWFYLYKIAFAEHQNKMVKMEGVDAKCTGRKKIDWWDNLKDWYRGAMTLQDDPCKMYYEVLMVNPILLVPPTKAITMTITTFFTEPLKHIGQGISEFLRALLKDLPVTLQIPVLLTIVFSILVFMYGSAQAAIQHGITRPLRVGGPRDPSPPALDQPMPEARLRGTDHNPLAGGDAPQCSPSPLSRRLGPAANQGAQDRTYVGQRSPPHRARKEPTRRHVETLRNGDWRYSEDKIISECWDDFTDAVDTNPLTVEGNTDIQAEMQQEPVEVGFITEGNDSQEAKPSPVKAKAKPNEEDVASDSKGAADSIAEHQEYTGGRASPVHATPTSGHGREQHDKFLKHEPESNFTLQTHPANAASVAGFIDNESVSLAAHAQPK